TGGGTGTCTCGTCGGGGGCCGCCGGCACCCAGGTCTCCCTCGCGCCGCTGGTCCGGCGGCCCGTTCCCGGTCCCGTGCGGAACGTGTTCCTCACCCGCCGGGTATTCTGGCGCCTCTTGCCCATCCCCTTCGCCCTCGCCGCCCTCATCGCGGCGGGACTTGGCACCTACCGGGCCTTCTTCACGGCCCCCGAGAAGCGCAGGGCGCGCGCCTTGAAGCACAGGCTGAGGAGGAGCCTCCACCGGGCGCGGCGGAGGCTGGACGTGAGGAGGGCGGAGGAGTTTCACGAGGAGTTGAGCCGCGCCCTGATGGCCGCGTTCGATCTGAAGACGGGTTGCTCCACCACGGGGTTGAGCCGGGCCCAACTGGAGGAGGTCCTTGCAAAGGCCGAGCCCGACGCGGTGAGGAAGGAAAAGGCCCTCGCCCTCGCGGACCTTCTTGAGCGCGCCCGGTACGCCCCGGAGCGGCCCACGAAGATGGACCTTCTGGAGCGCTACGAGGCCGTTCGGGCGTGGGTGCAGGGGGAAGCGGAAGGGCCGCGGGACGGCCGGGGGCGCGGGGGGACCGCCCGCGCGTGGTTCCCCATCGCGCTCGCCGCCGGGCTCCTCCTGCCTCCCTCGTCATCCGCCCAGGGCCCGGGGGACCTCCTGGCCCTGCAGGCGGCTCAAGCCTACGACCGGGGCGACTTCTCCGAGGCCGGACGGCTCTACCTCCTGCTGAAGGAGGCGGAGGGCGATGGGGCCGGCCTGCGATACAACCTCGGAAACTGCGCCTTCAAGTCCGGCGACCTGGGACGGGCCATTCTCGAGTACCGGCGCGCCCTTCGGTTCGATCCCGGCCTGGAGGCGGCGCGCCACAACCTGGAGGCGGCCCGGCGGCTCCTGCCCGCGCGGGTGCCCCCCTATGAGCCGTCCCCCTGGGAGGCGGCCCTGGCGGCGATCCCTCCGGGCCTTCTGGAAGCCCTGGTCCTGCTCTTCGCCCTTCTTGGAAACGGGGCCCTCGTTGCGGCTCTCGTTCTGTCCCCGGGCCCGATCCGCCGGGCCTGCGTCCAGGGAGTGGTGGCGGCCTTCATCCTCATGGGGGCATCCGGTGCGGTCCTGGCGTACTCGGACTCGGTCCTGCCACGGCAGCAACCCGTGGTCGTGGTGGCCCCCGCCGAAGTCCGGGCCGAGCCCGAAGGCGGCGGAAAGCCCCTGGCTGTTCTTCCCCCCGGATCGGAAATCCTGCGCGTGGCCCGGGCGGGCGATCGTTCCTTGGTGCTCTGGGGCGAAGGCCGCGGGTGGACCGATTCGTCCGCCGTGGAGGCCCCCTGATGCGGGCGCGTCGGACGATTCTCCTCGGCCTGGCCGCCGCCGGCGGGGCCGGCGCGGCGTTGCTCCTGTGGCTGGCCCTCCAGGGGGGCGACCTCCGGTGGCTCCTCGCCCCGGAGGTGCCGGAGGTTCGGTCCCGGGCCGTAGGCCGGAGGGAGGTGCCGCCGGCTCCCGCCCCGCCCCTCCCCGTTCCCGCCGAAGCCGCGGTGCGGGAGCTTTCCGTCGCGGGTCTGAAGGTCGGCCCCTGCGAGGGTGAGATCTGCCGGGAACCCAACGTGGCGGCGGCGGCGGGACGTTTGGAGGAGGAGCTTGTCGGGGCCGTGAGGGACTTGAAAGATGGGGCCGGCCTGTTCCCCGCGGACGGCAACCGTATCGTCCTCGTCCCACGATCCTTCCGGGACTGCGCCTTTCGAGAGGCCTTCGCCGTCCGCCGGGAGGACGGCTTCTCCAGCGTGGACCTTCCCATGGAACCCATCGTCCTGAAGTGGTGGCCAGCCAGGGAGGTCATGTCGGCGGCCCTGGCCTGGGCGGTCCTGGACCAGGAGATCCCCCTGTACGGACAGACGCCGCTCTGGTTCCGGGCGGGATCGGCCCTCCACCTTTCGGGCTTCGGCGAAGCCTACACGAGACGAGCCCTGCTCGAGAGCGATGCGCCGCCCCTTCTCGTCCGGCCTCTGGGCGATTCGGGCGACGGAGCGTGGGTGGCCGGCGCGTGGGCGATGAGGGCCCTGGAGGCGCGGAAGGGGAGGGCGGCCCTCCGGTCCTGGCTCTCCGCCTTGCGGTCCGGTTCGCCCTTCTGGGAGGCGCTCTCCCAGACCTGCGGCGAGAGCCCCGAGGCCTTCGAGTCCGAGTACCGCCGCTGGGCCGAGGCGTATGTGCGAGAGGTCACGGTGAACCGCGCCGAACTGATGGAGGCCGTCGCGTTGCTGAGGCGGGGGAAAGACGCGGAGGCCGCCGCCCGACTGGAGGCTTTCGTCGGCGAGCGCCCACTAGACCTCTATGCCGGGGACGCGGCGTACTACCTCAACTACGCCCGTGTCCGCCGGGGCGCCTACACGGCCGCCATCAACGGCTTCACCG
This genomic window from Acidobacteriota bacterium contains:
- a CDS encoding BatD family protein, yielding MTGSVSRPRVRLGENVTFTLRVEGGGPLLAQPVLPALAGFQVVGTYQTVEAGSSGRALLFHYMLSPRNAGRLAVPDLNLRIGETVVTVPGFAVEVETGGAAPSPAKPPPSSSRPAPAVLEDVLLFGSVSSSRVYVGQPVVYTLHLLTRRSVRGLDITRPAAFDGFQKVEDPLASKARAVQTRRNGHLYLDAVVMRATLFPLEPGPKVVEDFEAELRLDSAPGRAVLRGGGVRLDVTPLPAPPAGFRGAVGRFTLRAVEPPPRQVEGGRPVTLALQVEGEGFLPEAPLDVAASPFLQAYPPTVQDTSAFERGILKTRRTYRLAFLPRAAGAVDLPRAKLVAFDPGKQAYSVLTEGGGRVLVGVSSGAAGTQVSLAPLVRRPVPGPVRNVFLTRRVFWRLLPIPFALAALIAAGLGTYRAFFTAPEKRRARALKHRLRRSLHRARRRLDVRRAEEFHEELSRALMAAFDLKTGCSTTGLSRAQLEEVLAKAEPDAVRKEKALALADLLERARYAPERPTKMDLLERYEAVRAWVQGEAEGPRDGRGRGGTARAWFPIALAAGLLLPPSSSAQGPGDLLALQAAQAYDRGDFSEAGRLYLLLKEAEGDGAGLRYNLGNCAFKSGDLGRAILEYRRALRFDPGLEAARHNLEAARRLLPARVPPYEPSPWEAALAAIPPGLLEALVLLFALLGNGALVAALVLSPGPIRRACVQGVVAAFILMGASGAVLAYSDSVLPRQQPVVVVAPAEVRAEPEGGGKPLAVLPPGSEILRVARAGDRSLVLWGEGRGWTDSSAVEAP